In the Clostridium cellulovorans 743B genome, TTCTTAATATATAAAAATTATATATACTATGTAGAATCTTTATTGAACTATAAATATATATTTATTATACAATAAAATATGTAGTATACAAAACACTATTTTATTTATTTTCTTTTATACACTGCATCAACTTTAATGATAAAGCAATCTCTTTTGCTGGTGTTTGAATAGATGCAATTCTTTTAATATTTATATTTTTATCATATCTTAAAACAACCTTAATAAAAGCCTGAAATAAGTTCTCATCAGCAGATACCTTTTTAATTTCATCGCAATCTTGTTGCTCTAAAACTAAATTTCCTTTATACAATATCATATTCCTTTACTCCATTCTAAAATTATCCCTATTATATATTAACTTCTATATCTTATTATTTATACTAACTATACTTTTATGATAGCAGAAAAAAGCCATTAGTATAAGTGGGAATCTTATTTCTAATGACTCTTTACGCTTAGGTATAAATTCAATTTGTTTATCTTAATTTTTGTGGTTGAGACTATTGTTCTTGTTGTGGTTGTGATGGTGTTGATTGCTGTTGTTGCTGCTGAGACTGCATTCCTTCCGCTGGTTCTGTAGTAGTCTCCGGAGTTTTATTTTCACTTGGAGTTTTTCCACTCATTTTACCTTGTAGTTGTTCTTTCATCTTTGTTGCTTCTTCTTTAGAAATCTTACCATCCTTAGCATCTTTATCTATGATTTTCATCATTTCATTCTTTACTTCATCCATTAACTTATCCATGGAAATTTTCTTCTTTTCCATAAGTTCTTTCATTCCACCATCTTTTGATTTTGCATTTTTTAATTCTTTCTCTGAAACCTTAAATTTTTCTTTTAATACTTTCTCTACTATCTTTTTATCAATACTAGTACCTTTCATTGCACCATTATCTTGATTTGTTTCAACAGCTTCTATTGCTTTTGTCTCTGCTGTATAAATAGTACTAATGCCTCCCATTGATACTAGAGAAGCTAGTGCTAAAGCGATAACTTTTTTATTCATAAAAACATACCTCCATCTTAGAACCTCTTATATACTCTTGTTATTCCCAAAGTCTCAAAAAATATTACAAAGAAAGTCCTTAATAATTGGACTTTCTTTGTAATTAGGTTTATTTGATATTTTTATTAGCATTTAATTGTTCCATATATATCAATAATACAGATACATCTGCTGGTGATACACCTGAAATTCTTGATGCTTGACCAATGTTTATAGGATTTGTTTTTTGTAACTTTTGGATTGCCTCAATTCTAAGACCCTTTATATCATTATAATTTATATCTTCTGGAATTCTTCTGTTTTCAAATTTCTTAAATTGTTCTACTTGTTCAAGTTGTTTTTCTATATATCCTTCATACTTGGCAGCAATGTTAACTTGTTCCTTTACACTATCTAAAAGTTCTGACCTGTCAACATCTAAAGCTTCTACCTTATAATAATCAAGTTCTGGTCTCTTAATTAATTCATATAATGATATAGGTTTTCTTAATGCTACTGAACCTATACTTTCTAGAAATTCATTTACTGATGTTTTGTTTGTTATTTGAAGGCTTTTTATTCTTTCAAGTTCTATTTCAATAGCATTTTTACGACTTAAAAATTTTTCAAACCTCTCATCACTTACTAGTCCTACCTTTCTACCAAGCTCAGTAAGCCTTAAATCTGCATTATCTTGTCTTAATAAAAGTCTGTATTCAGCTCTTGATGTCATCATTCTATAAGGTTCATTAGTCCCCTTAGTAACTAGATCATCAATTAATACACCAATATATCCATCACTTCTTTTTAATATTAAAGGTTCTTCACCTCGTATCTTCAATACTGCATTGATTCCTGCTATAAGTCCTTGGCAAGCAGCTTCTTCATAACCGGAACTTCCATTTAACTGTCCTGCTCCAAATAATCCATTAATATTTTTAAATTCAAGAGATAACTTTAACTGAAGTGGATTTATAGAATCATACTCTATTGCGTATGCAGTTCTTAAGATTTCTACATTCTCAAGTCCTGGTACTGTTCTATACATTGCTATTTGCACATCTTCTGGCAATGAAGATGACATTCCTCCAACATACATCTCATCAGTATTTTCACCCTCTGGCTCAATAAAAACTTGATGTCTATCTTTATCTGGGAACCTCATTATTTTATCTTCGATAGATGGACAATATCTTGGTCCTGTTCCAACTATGCTACCATTATATAAAGGTGATCTATCAATATTTGCTTTAATTACATTTTGAGTTTCTTCATTAGTATAAGTTAACCAACAAGATATCTGATCTCTTTCTAAATAATCATTTTGAAATGAGAATGGTGTAATTTTTTCATCACCAGGTTGTTCTATCATTTTACTAAAATCAACAGATTTAGAAGAAATTCTAGCTGGCGTTCCAGTTTTAAATCTTCTTAATTCAACGCCTATATCTAATAAGCTTTGTGATAAGTCATCCGCTGGCTGTAATCCATTAGGACCACTATGATAACTTACATCACCAATTATAACCTTTGCTTTTAAATAAGTCCCTGTAGCTAAAACAACTGCTTTAGTCTTGAAATAAGCTCCGTTTCTAGTCTGAACTCCAACAACCTTACCATCTTCAACATCAATAGCTGTAACTTCAATTTGCCTTAAATTTAAATTATCAGTTCCTTCAACAACTCGTTTCATTTCATCAGAATATCTTTTTTTATCAGCTTGTGCTCTTAAAGAATGTACTGCAGGTCCTTTAGATGTATTGAGCATTCTTGACTGGATAAAAGTTTTATCTATATTTACTCCCATCTCTCCACCTAGAGCGTCAATTTCTCTTACTAAATGACCCTTTGCTGTTCCACCTATATTAGGATTACAAGGCATAAAACCTACTGAATCCAAATTTATTGTGGTAAGTAGCGTATTCATTCCCATTCTGGCAGCTGCTAACGCCGCTTCAACGCCTGCATGACCAGCTCCAACAACTACAACATCATATTCTCCGCCAAAGTATTTCATTTGCTTACCTACTTTCCTAAACAAAATTCTTTAAAAATTTTATCAATTAAATCTTCTGCCAATGTGTCTCCAGTTATTTCACCAAAATTCGACCAAGCATTTCTTAAATCAATTGATGCAAGATCAATAGCACTAGTATTTTTTAGAGCTTCTATCGCGTTAGAAATATTATCATTTGCTCTATATAATACATCTTTGTGCCTTGAGTTAGTAATTAATATCTCTTGAGATTTAATCTCCCCTGAGAAAAATAACTCTTTGATGATTTCTTTTAACCGTTCTATACCTTCACCATTAAAAACAGAAACATCAATCATATATTTTGAATTTAAACATTGTATATCTTCTTTTTTAAGTTTACCTTTTAAATCACTCTTATTAAATAGGACTATATACTTCTTATCTTTAATATAATCTGCAATCTTTAAATCTTCTTCGTCAAGTTCTCTACTTGAATCTAACATAAGTATAATTAAGTCAGCTTCTTCTATCTTTTCTTTAGACTTTTCTACGCCAATTTTTTCCACTAAATCATCAGTCTCTCTTATACCTGCAGTATCAATAACCTTAATAGGGACCCCATCCATGTTAATATACTCTTCAATTACATCTCTTGTAGTTCCTGCAACGTCAGTAACTATGGCCCTATTCTCATTAGTTAAAAGATTAAGCAAGGATGACTTTCCTACATTAGGCTTACCAACAATTACAGTGCTAAGACCTTCCCTTAAAATCTTACCTTCTTCGGCTGTTTTTAATAGATACTCTATTCTTTCCTGAAGTTTATTTAGATCATTAATTGTTTTTTCTGCAGTCATCTCCTCTAAATCATCCTCTGGATAATCAACAGTAGCTTCAATATGGGCAATCA is a window encoding:
- the mnmG gene encoding tRNA uridine-5-carboxymethylaminomethyl(34) synthesis enzyme MnmG codes for the protein MKYFGGEYDVVVVGAGHAGVEAALAAARMGMNTLLTTINLDSVGFMPCNPNIGGTAKGHLVREIDALGGEMGVNIDKTFIQSRMLNTSKGPAVHSLRAQADKKRYSDEMKRVVEGTDNLNLRQIEVTAIDVEDGKVVGVQTRNGAYFKTKAVVLATGTYLKAKVIIGDVSYHSGPNGLQPADDLSQSLLDIGVELRRFKTGTPARISSKSVDFSKMIEQPGDEKITPFSFQNDYLERDQISCWLTYTNEETQNVIKANIDRSPLYNGSIVGTGPRYCPSIEDKIMRFPDKDRHQVFIEPEGENTDEMYVGGMSSSLPEDVQIAMYRTVPGLENVEILRTAYAIEYDSINPLQLKLSLEFKNINGLFGAGQLNGSSGYEEAACQGLIAGINAVLKIRGEEPLILKRSDGYIGVLIDDLVTKGTNEPYRMMTSRAEYRLLLRQDNADLRLTELGRKVGLVSDERFEKFLSRKNAIEIELERIKSLQITNKTSVNEFLESIGSVALRKPISLYELIKRPELDYYKVEALDVDRSELLDSVKEQVNIAAKYEGYIEKQLEQVEQFKKFENRRIPEDINYNDIKGLRIEAIQKLQKTNPINIGQASRISGVSPADVSVLLIYMEQLNANKNIK
- the mnmE gene encoding tRNA uridine-5-carboxymethylaminomethyl(34) synthesis GTPase MnmE, producing MKEFDTIAAIATPIGEGGISIIRISGNSALSVASKLFRSANGKDLMDIKPYTMRYGNIIDLENEEIIDEVIVSYMKAPKSFTAEDTVEINCHGGLISTKRILEVVLKQGVRIADPGEFTKRAFLNGRIDLSQAEAVMDIITAKTDLAMKSAVAQSGGRVSREIKVLREELLAMIAHIEATVDYPEDDLEEMTAEKTINDLNKLQERIEYLLKTAEEGKILREGLSTVIVGKPNVGKSSLLNLLTNENRAIVTDVAGTTRDVIEEYINMDGVPIKVIDTAGIRETDDLVEKIGVEKSKEKIEEADLIILMLDSSRELDEEDLKIADYIKDKKYIVLFNKSDLKGKLKKEDIQCLNSKYMIDVSVFNGEGIERLKEIIKELFFSGEIKSQEILITNSRHKDVLYRANDNISNAIEALKNTSAIDLASIDLRNAWSNFGEITGDTLAEDLIDKIFKEFCLGK